A stretch of Crossiella cryophila DNA encodes these proteins:
- a CDS encoding TolB family protein, giving the protein MTARTAVVLAVAAAAALLPSPASAALPASVVSRAWFGGGADGPSGTPAVSADGRFVAFASTATNLVPHDRNGHSDIFVRDTWTGLTTQVSGGDGPAYDAPAISADGRLVAYLTDAADLVPGDANGLPDVVVTDRRTGRTTGVSTGGDGESFGAPSISADGRFVVFRSAATNLVPGDTNGVADVFVRDLRTGGIERVSVAAAGTQGDKLAHHGTAVSADGRFVVFPSAATNLVPGDTNGSVDMFLKDRATGTVTRANTTATGEQSSSYTLMPAITADGGQVFFVAWGDNLVPGDTEDTPDVFVKTLRTGEIRRVNTAGDGRAADAQPYQPTISADGRYLSFSSIAANLVPGDTNNVDDVFLKDLRTGVLTRISLRANGKQADGFSVTPALSADGRSIAFASHARLGLGEGRHPDVYLVRR; this is encoded by the coding sequence GTGACCGCACGTACCGCAGTTGTACTCGCCGTAGCCGCCGCGGCCGCCCTGCTCCCCAGTCCGGCCTCGGCCGCGCTCCCGGCCTCGGTGGTCAGCCGCGCCTGGTTCGGCGGCGGCGCCGACGGCCCATCCGGCACGCCGGCGGTGAGTGCGGACGGCCGGTTCGTGGCCTTCGCCTCGACCGCGACCAACCTGGTCCCCCACGACCGGAACGGGCACTCCGACATCTTCGTCCGGGACACCTGGACCGGGCTGACGACACAGGTCAGCGGGGGTGACGGTCCGGCGTACGACGCCCCGGCGATCAGCGCCGACGGGCGACTGGTCGCCTACCTCACCGACGCCGCCGACCTGGTGCCCGGCGATGCCAACGGCCTGCCGGACGTGGTGGTCACCGACCGCCGCACCGGCCGCACCACCGGGGTGAGCACCGGCGGTGACGGGGAGTCCTTCGGCGCGCCCTCGATCAGCGCGGACGGGCGGTTCGTGGTGTTCCGCTCCGCCGCGACCAACCTGGTGCCCGGCGACACCAACGGGGTCGCGGACGTCTTCGTGCGGGATCTGCGCACCGGCGGGATCGAGCGGGTCAGCGTGGCCGCGGCCGGGACCCAGGGCGACAAGCTGGCCCACCACGGCACCGCGGTCAGCGCGGACGGGCGGTTCGTGGTGTTCCCATCGGCCGCGACCAACCTGGTGCCGGGCGATACCAACGGCAGCGTGGACATGTTCCTCAAGGACCGCGCCACCGGCACGGTGACCAGGGCGAACACCACCGCCACCGGAGAGCAGAGCAGCTCGTACACGCTGATGCCGGCGATCACCGCCGACGGCGGGCAGGTGTTCTTCGTGGCCTGGGGCGACAACCTGGTGCCCGGCGACACCGAGGACACCCCGGACGTGTTCGTGAAGACCCTGCGCACCGGGGAGATCCGCCGGGTCAACACCGCCGGCGACGGGCGGGCCGCGGACGCCCAGCCCTACCAGCCCACGATCAGCGCGGACGGCCGCTACCTGAGCTTCTCCTCGATCGCGGCGAACCTGGTGCCCGGCGACACCAACAACGTCGACGACGTCTTCCTCAAGGACCTGCGCACCGGCGTGCTGACCCGGATCAGCCTGCGCGCCAACGGGAAGCAGGCCGACGGCTTCTCCGTCACGCCCGCGCTGAGCGCGGACGGCCGCAGCATCGCCTTCGCCTCGCACGCCCGGCTCGGCCTCGGCGAGGGCAGGCACCCGGACGTCTACCTGGTGCGCCGATAG
- a CDS encoding hydantoinase B/oxoprolinase family protein, which yields MTVDPVTVEIIRNALAAAAEDMNATLIRSAYTPVIYECGDCVVALLDDEHQVLGQSAGLPIFLGNLEICTRATEERFGRDAWKPGDVWILNDSYLAGTHLNDVTLFGPVFVGEELAGFTATRAHWIDVGSKDPGGSMDSVTIFQEGLRLGPQKLLDAGVPVHNVIDTITTNVRFPYPTAGDLRAMTATIEMGQRRLAEIVARFGLATVRAARDEIFAQTERLEREVIRAIPDGVYRAEGFLDNDGIDLATPIPVRLTVTVAGETLDFDVRDSADQTVGPINCGAAQTVSACRVGYKLLVSPDVPGNGGSFRPLTVQVRPGSVFGAQAPAACQWYFSHLGLLIDLVARALAPALPDRVAAASHGDSMIVMYAGVDPRTGREYVSQEATVGGWGGWQGSDGESALINNVNGSLRDMPIEVLESRFPLRITRYEIRPDSGGAGQWRGGNGVLREYIVLADCTVSLWFERSVTPAWGLFGGNPAEPPAVTINPGRADEQRMLKCNGLHLRAGDVVRCVTGGGGGFGAADKRAPEAVRADVLDGHLTAEHAQVVYGVH from the coding sequence ATGACCGTCGACCCGGTCACCGTGGAGATCATCCGCAACGCCCTGGCGGCGGCCGCGGAGGACATGAACGCCACCCTGATCCGCTCCGCCTACACCCCGGTGATCTACGAGTGCGGGGACTGCGTGGTCGCCCTGCTCGACGACGAGCACCAGGTACTCGGCCAGTCCGCGGGCTTACCGATCTTCCTGGGGAACCTGGAGATCTGCACCAGGGCCACCGAGGAACGCTTCGGCCGGGACGCCTGGAAACCCGGCGACGTCTGGATCCTCAACGACTCCTACCTGGCAGGCACCCACCTCAACGACGTGACCCTGTTCGGCCCGGTGTTCGTCGGCGAGGAGCTGGCCGGGTTCACCGCCACCCGCGCGCACTGGATCGACGTCGGCTCCAAGGACCCCGGCGGCTCGATGGACTCGGTGACCATCTTCCAGGAGGGCCTGCGCCTTGGCCCGCAGAAGCTGCTCGACGCCGGCGTCCCGGTGCACAACGTCATCGACACCATCACCACCAACGTGCGCTTCCCCTACCCCACCGCGGGCGATCTGCGGGCGATGACCGCGACCATCGAGATGGGTCAGCGCAGGCTGGCCGAGATCGTGGCCCGGTTCGGCCTGGCCACCGTGCGCGCGGCCAGGGACGAGATCTTCGCGCAGACCGAACGGCTGGAACGCGAGGTCATCCGGGCCATCCCGGACGGCGTCTACCGGGCGGAAGGCTTCCTGGACAACGACGGCATCGACCTGGCCACCCCGATCCCGGTCCGGCTCACCGTCACCGTCGCCGGCGAGACCCTCGACTTCGACGTGCGCGACTCCGCCGACCAGACCGTGGGCCCGATCAACTGCGGCGCGGCGCAGACCGTGTCCGCCTGCCGGGTCGGCTACAAGCTGCTGGTCAGCCCGGACGTGCCCGGCAACGGCGGCTCGTTCCGGCCGCTGACCGTGCAGGTGCGGCCGGGATCGGTCTTCGGCGCGCAGGCCCCTGCCGCCTGCCAGTGGTACTTCTCCCACCTTGGCCTGCTCATCGACCTGGTCGCGCGCGCCCTCGCGCCCGCGCTGCCGGACCGGGTGGCCGCGGCCAGCCACGGCGACTCGATGATCGTGATGTACGCGGGCGTTGACCCGCGCACCGGCCGCGAGTACGTCAGCCAGGAGGCCACCGTCGGCGGCTGGGGCGGCTGGCAGGGCAGCGACGGGGAGAGCGCGTTGATCAACAACGTGAACGGCTCGCTGCGGGACATGCCGATCGAGGTGCTGGAGAGCCGGTTCCCGCTGCGGATCACCCGGTACGAGATCCGGCCGGACTCCGGCGGCGCCGGCCAGTGGCGCGGCGGCAACGGCGTGCTGCGCGAGTACATCGTGCTCGCCGACTGCACGGTCTCGCTCTGGTTCGAGCGCTCGGTCACCCCGGCCTGGGGATTGTTCGGCGGTAATCCAGCCGAACCCCCGGCGGTGACGATCAATCCGGGTCGCGCCGATGAACAGCGAATGCTGAAATGCAACGGTTTGCATTTACGTGCCGGCGATGTCGTTCGCTGTGTCACCGGTGGTGGCGGCGGATTCGGCGCGGCGGACAAACGCGCGCCGGAAGCGGTCAGGGCGGATGTGCTGGACGGTCACCTCACCGCTGAGCACGCGCAAGTGGTCTACGGCGTCCACTGA
- a CDS encoding Tat pathway signal sequence domain protein gives MSNAREVSRRTALSLFGGAAALSLAGPSALAAPMAWQQRWAPVPSRDGLGAFEGVEDDRANSHPGVKHIYASGDTYRFDMHKRDRDTSTDRQRNEVRGMRSGGANVDLFNGQTWRFTYSMFIPSSLKATTSFTHIMQTKMPGLGSAPVTVMSLRRKGTRSTIEFKVWEGDVTVGDTDLAPLQNKWIDTEVEIKVGDGNGAVRWVVRDGGSTVLDVRKSNVDTWLGDRLRPKWGIYRSLSDAANINDTHLLLRNLKAYQQV, from the coding sequence GTGAGCAACGCACGCGAAGTCAGCCGCCGTACCGCGCTGTCCCTGTTCGGCGGCGCCGCCGCGCTCTCCCTGGCCGGTCCCAGCGCGCTGGCCGCGCCGATGGCCTGGCAGCAGCGCTGGGCGCCGGTGCCCAGCCGGGACGGGCTGGGCGCGTTCGAGGGGGTGGAGGACGACCGGGCGAACTCGCACCCCGGCGTCAAGCACATCTACGCCTCGGGCGATACCTACCGCTTCGACATGCACAAGCGGGACCGGGACACCTCCACCGACCGGCAGCGCAATGAGGTCCGCGGCATGCGCAGCGGCGGCGCCAACGTGGACCTGTTCAACGGGCAGACCTGGCGGTTCACCTACTCGATGTTCATCCCCAGCTCGCTGAAGGCCACCACCAGCTTCACCCACATCATGCAGACCAAGATGCCCGGCCTGGGTTCCGCGCCGGTGACGGTGATGTCGTTGCGGCGCAAGGGGACTCGCTCGACCATCGAGTTCAAGGTGTGGGAGGGCGACGTGACGGTCGGGGACACCGACCTGGCGCCGTTGCAGAACAAGTGGATCGACACCGAGGTGGAGATCAAGGTGGGCGACGGCAACGGCGCGGTGCGCTGGGTGGTGCGCGACGGTGGCAGCACCGTGCTGGACGTGCGCAAGTCCAATGTGGACACCTGGCTGGGCGACCGGCTGCGGCCCAAGTGGGGCATCTACCGCTCGCTCAGCGACGCGGCCAACATCAACGACACCCACCTGCTGCTGCGCAATCTCAAGGCGTACCAACAGGTCTGA
- a CDS encoding DUF917 domain-containing protein, protein MTITQITAEDIPVLLAGAQLLCSSAGSIALDGYRTAIEEVLRRNGPVPLVALDDLPPDALCVSIGALGGFAPMIELPPNGDEGVLAVRALEERLGRKVDAIVSLNSAGPNAVFPVASAAALGLPLVDCDGMGRVLPLMIQTTYALAGLPIGPLAGVGLAGDVLVLDSSEHRSELLLRAAMKAAGGWLLCASYPATVAALRPAALRGATSRALTVGRMLTTADDREALLAGLTRIMGSRVLGSGRVIELGHATRTVGPRIYPSVPTSIVVGEYGSAGRLIRLEGHSELLLAVIDGAVAAAVPDVLCLLDRHELKVVGMESVGLGHHVDVLVLPVSPMWHTPAGLAMAGPRAFGFPVRHPREEEA, encoded by the coding sequence ATGACCATCACCCAGATCACCGCCGAGGACATCCCGGTGCTGCTGGCCGGGGCCCAGTTGCTGTGCTCCTCTGCCGGCTCGATCGCACTGGACGGCTACCGCACCGCGATCGAGGAAGTGTTGCGCCGCAACGGTCCGGTGCCGCTGGTGGCGTTGGACGACCTGCCACCGGACGCGCTGTGCGTGTCCATCGGCGCACTCGGCGGCTTCGCCCCGATGATCGAGCTGCCGCCCAACGGCGACGAGGGCGTGCTCGCCGTCCGCGCGCTGGAGGAACGCCTGGGCCGCAAGGTGGACGCGATCGTCTCGCTCAACTCCGCCGGTCCCAACGCGGTCTTCCCGGTCGCCTCGGCCGCCGCGCTCGGCCTGCCGCTGGTGGACTGCGACGGCATGGGCCGGGTGCTGCCGCTGATGATCCAGACCACCTACGCGCTGGCCGGCCTGCCGATCGGTCCGCTGGCCGGGGTCGGGCTGGCCGGGGACGTGCTGGTGCTGGACAGCAGTGAGCACCGCTCGGAGTTGTTGCTGCGCGCGGCGATGAAGGCGGCAGGCGGCTGGCTGCTGTGCGCCAGCTACCCGGCCACGGTCGCCGCACTGCGCCCGGCCGCGCTGCGCGGGGCGACCAGCCGCGCGCTGACCGTGGGCCGGATGCTCACCACCGCCGACGATCGCGAGGCGCTGCTGGCCGGGCTGACCAGGATCATGGGCTCGCGGGTGCTGGGCAGCGGCCGGGTGATCGAACTCGGGCACGCCACCCGCACCGTCGGCCCGCGGATCTACCCGTCCGTGCCGACCAGCATCGTGGTCGGCGAGTACGGCAGCGCGGGCAGGCTGATCCGGCTGGAGGGCCACAGCGAACTGCTGCTCGCGGTGATCGACGGCGCGGTCGCCGCGGCCGTGCCCGATGTGCTGTGCCTGCTGGACCGGCACGAGTTGAAGGTGGTCGGCATGGAGTCGGTTGGCCTCGGCCACCACGTTGACGTGCTGGTGCTGCCGGTATCGCCGATGTGGCACACCCCGGCCGGGCTGGCCATGGCCGGTCCGCGCGCGTTCGGTTTCCCGGTCCGGCACCCGCGTGAGGAGGAGGCATGA
- a CDS encoding hydantoinase/oxoprolinase family protein, giving the protein MGRLRVSMDIGGTFTDVVAYDEQTGGYRVGKRPTTPGELATGVLDALGAVVDPLSGIGFLVHGTTQGLNALLQRRGVRVMLLASAGAADVYHIARGPRSRMYDLQYRKPEPLVPRRDIVPVPGRIDPEGAELTPLDERVVRAAAARVRAEGFGAVAVSFLYGYANPAHELRAGEILREELGADFAVSLSHQSANEWREYERTSSAVVEAYIGPVVRDYLGGLTRDLAAQDVAAPLHVMQSSGGIISAHSARERPLQTLLSGPVGGTMGGVALAAALGRDNLIYVDMGGTSFDVSLVINGRPDITPEIRLDGLPMLLSAVDIHTVGAGGGSVAWTEAGGLRVGPRSAGAAPGPACYGHGGSEPTVTDANLVLGRIEPGSFAGGELTLRPELAEAAIAKLGAEFDLGTPEMAEGVCAVANATMAGAIRTITVSRGIEPREFTLVAFGGAGPMHAVFLARELGIGEVVVPRFPGAFSAWGMLQTEIRRDLVEPHFRLDADLDGAAMSARLTAMAGTGLAWLAEEHVPEAARRSTHAADIRYAAQEYTLTVPLLSASEPAEPGFLSAVAQRFAQVHQARYGHANPGAPIEFVALRTTVQGDLGRAAPEKLAAATEPLGPQRQRPVFFDGAWRDTPILHRAELAAGHALAGPAIVLEDTATTVVPPGFALSVDSLGSLVVRREDQS; this is encoded by the coding sequence ATGGGTCGTCTCCGGGTCTCCATGGACATCGGCGGCACGTTCACCGACGTGGTCGCCTACGACGAGCAGACCGGCGGGTACCGGGTCGGCAAGCGCCCGACCACCCCGGGTGAGCTGGCCACCGGGGTGCTGGACGCCCTCGGCGCGGTGGTCGATCCGCTGTCCGGAATCGGCTTCCTGGTGCACGGCACCACCCAGGGACTCAACGCGCTGCTGCAGCGTCGCGGCGTTCGGGTGATGTTGCTGGCCTCGGCCGGCGCGGCCGACGTCTACCACATCGCGCGTGGTCCGCGGTCCCGGATGTACGACCTGCAGTACCGCAAACCCGAGCCGCTGGTGCCGCGCCGGGACATCGTGCCGGTGCCCGGCCGGATCGACCCCGAGGGCGCCGAACTCACCCCATTGGACGAGCGGGTGGTGCGGGCCGCGGCGGCCAGGGTGCGCGCGGAGGGCTTCGGCGCGGTCGCGGTGTCCTTCCTCTACGGCTACGCCAACCCGGCGCACGAGCTGCGCGCGGGCGAGATCCTGCGGGAGGAGCTGGGCGCGGACTTCGCCGTCTCGCTCTCGCACCAGAGCGCGAACGAGTGGCGGGAGTACGAGCGCACCTCCTCCGCGGTGGTGGAGGCATACATCGGCCCGGTGGTGCGGGACTACCTCGGCGGCCTCACCCGCGACCTGGCCGCACAGGACGTGGCCGCGCCACTGCACGTCATGCAGTCCTCCGGCGGCATCATCTCCGCGCACTCCGCCCGCGAGCGCCCGTTGCAGACCCTGCTCTCCGGCCCGGTCGGCGGCACCATGGGCGGGGTCGCGCTGGCCGCGGCGCTCGGCAGGGACAACCTGATCTACGTGGACATGGGCGGCACCTCCTTCGACGTCTCCCTGGTCATCAACGGCCGGCCTGATATCACCCCGGAGATCCGGCTGGATGGCCTGCCGATGTTGCTCAGCGCGGTGGACATCCACACCGTCGGCGCCGGTGGCGGCTCGGTGGCCTGGACCGAGGCCGGCGGCCTGCGGGTCGGCCCGCGCTCGGCCGGGGCCGCACCCGGACCGGCCTGTTACGGCCACGGCGGCAGCGAGCCCACCGTCACCGACGCCAACCTGGTGCTCGGCCGGATCGAACCCGGTTCCTTCGCAGGCGGCGAGCTGACCCTGCGGCCGGAACTGGCCGAGGCCGCGATCGCCAAGCTGGGCGCGGAGTTCGACCTGGGCACGCCGGAGATGGCCGAGGGCGTGTGCGCGGTGGCGAACGCGACCATGGCGGGCGCGATCCGCACCATCACCGTCTCCCGCGGCATCGAACCGCGGGAGTTCACCCTGGTCGCCTTCGGTGGCGCGGGCCCGATGCACGCGGTGTTCCTGGCCCGTGAGCTGGGCATCGGCGAGGTCGTGGTGCCGCGCTTCCCCGGTGCCTTCTCCGCCTGGGGCATGCTGCAGACCGAGATCCGCCGCGACCTGGTCGAACCGCACTTCCGGCTGGACGCCGACCTGGACGGCGCGGCCATGTCCGCCCGCCTCACCGCGATGGCCGGGACCGGGCTGGCCTGGCTGGCCGAGGAACACGTCCCCGAGGCGGCCCGGCGCAGCACGCACGCGGCCGACATCCGTTACGCCGCACAGGAATACACCCTCACCGTGCCGCTGCTCAGCGCGTCCGAACCCGCCGAGCCCGGCTTCCTGAGCGCGGTCGCGCAGCGGTTCGCGCAGGTGCACCAGGCCCGCTACGGCCACGCCAACCCCGGTGCGCCGATCGAGTTCGTCGCACTGCGCACCACCGTGCAGGGCGACCTCGGCCGGGCCGCCCCCGAGAAACTGGCCGCGGCGACCGAACCCCTTGGGCCGCAACGACAACGCCCGGTCTTCTTCGACGGGGCCTGGCGGGACACCCCGATCCTGCACCGCGCCGAGCTGGCCGCCGGGCACGCGCTGGCCGGTCCGGCGATCGTGCTGGAGGACACCGCGACCACCGTGGTGCCACCGGGATTCGCCCTGTCCGTTGACTCGCTCGGCTCGCTCGTGGTGCGCAGGGAGGACCAGTCATGA
- a CDS encoding ABC transporter ATP-binding protein, with amino-acid sequence MAEIVAAGLGVRVAERWLFRELDLTVESGECVALTGANGIGKSTLLRCVYGTQPVSEGQVLVAGVVPDETSVAFRRAVSVKLDDSELFAELSPRQHIDLLLGSFGRPATPADVQELLEYAGLGVCADVAAAALSAGQRQRLLLLGAIARPHDVLLLDEPERALDAGARGWVAELVRQCTAEGVAVVVATHDPNLRAAIADRTVELT; translated from the coding sequence ATGGCGGAGATCGTCGCGGCGGGCCTGGGGGTCCGGGTCGCGGAGCGGTGGCTGTTCCGGGAGCTGGACCTGACCGTGGAGTCCGGTGAGTGCGTGGCGCTGACGGGGGCCAACGGCATCGGGAAGTCGACCCTGCTGCGCTGTGTCTACGGCACCCAGCCGGTCAGCGAGGGCCAGGTGCTGGTGGCCGGGGTGGTGCCGGATGAGACCTCGGTGGCGTTCCGGCGGGCCGTGTCGGTGAAGCTGGACGACTCCGAACTCTTCGCCGAACTCAGCCCACGTCAGCACATCGACCTGCTGCTCGGCTCCTTCGGCCGCCCGGCCACTCCAGCGGATGTGCAGGAGCTGCTGGAGTACGCCGGACTCGGGGTGTGCGCGGACGTGGCCGCGGCGGCGCTGAGCGCGGGGCAGCGGCAGCGGTTGCTGCTGCTCGGCGCGATCGCGCGGCCGCACGACGTGCTGTTGCTGGACGAACCCGAGCGGGCACTGGACGCCGGGGCGCGGGGCTGGGTGGCGGAGTTGGTGCGGCAGTGCACGGCCGAGGGGGTCGCGGTGGTGGTGGCCACGCATGATCCGAACCTGCGGGCGGCCATCGCGGATCGCACGGTGGAGCTGACGTGA
- a CDS encoding phosphoribosyltransferase, whose translation MTTLEEVPAPSVDFQACQILCLDLPSDVPPARVVHELDGVAHPVEPSRLLAVGHALWQSWLGDPHHDRPDVLLGFDTSGIVPTLAVAMASGLPYHLAWKLDTERHGVPRRRSAEIFTYGRLQGRRVLIVDSALTHCHAIGSLISVLRDEAADVVGVAALTEDADGRSRMHIESAGVPLVSLTRMR comes from the coding sequence ATGACGACCCTGGAGGAGGTCCCCGCCCCGAGCGTGGACTTCCAGGCGTGCCAGATCTTGTGCCTTGACCTTCCCTCCGACGTGCCACCGGCCAGGGTGGTGCACGAGCTGGACGGGGTGGCCCATCCGGTGGAGCCGTCCCGGCTGCTGGCCGTCGGCCACGCGCTCTGGCAGAGCTGGCTGGGCGATCCACACCACGACCGGCCGGACGTGCTGCTCGGCTTCGACACCAGCGGGATCGTGCCGACGCTCGCGGTGGCCATGGCCTCCGGCCTGCCGTACCACCTGGCCTGGAAGCTGGACACCGAGCGGCACGGCGTGCCGAGGCGGCGCAGTGCGGAGATCTTCACCTACGGCCGGTTGCAGGGCCGCCGGGTGCTGATCGTCGATTCCGCGCTGACCCACTGCCACGCGATCGGCAGCCTCATCTCGGTGCTCCGGGACGAGGCGGCGGACGTGGTCGGGGTGGCCGCGCTGACCGAGGACGCCGACGGCCGCAGCCGGATGCACATCGAGTCCGCAGGCGTACCCCTGGTCTCGCTCACCAGGATGCGCTGA
- a CDS encoding GNAT family N-acetyltransferase, translating into MAMMRLTAYERADRDDCLRLFDSNVPFFFAASERAEFTEFLDKLPGVYLVGRINGGLVAAGGHAPNGAQPGVWTLCWGMVERRRHRQGLGRALLEARLRLIAADPDAVAVTLSTSQHSTGFFEHLGFRVEKIVPQGFAADIDQYDLRLDRAELIARFG; encoded by the coding sequence ATGGCAATGATGCGTCTGACGGCGTACGAACGAGCCGATCGCGACGACTGCCTGCGGCTGTTCGACAGCAACGTGCCGTTCTTCTTCGCCGCGAGCGAGCGCGCGGAGTTCACCGAGTTCCTGGACAAGCTGCCGGGGGTCTACCTGGTCGGCCGGATCAACGGCGGACTGGTGGCCGCGGGCGGGCACGCGCCCAACGGCGCGCAACCGGGCGTGTGGACGCTGTGCTGGGGGATGGTCGAACGACGCAGGCACCGCCAGGGCCTCGGCCGGGCACTGCTGGAGGCGAGGCTGCGGCTGATCGCGGCCGATCCGGATGCGGTCGCGGTCACCCTGAGCACCAGCCAGCACAGCACCGGGTTCTTCGAGCACCTGGGATTCCGGGTGGAGAAGATCGTGCCGCAGGGGTTCGCGGCGGACATCGATCAATATGACCTGCGGTTGGACCGGGCGGAGCTGATCGCCCGATTCGGCTAG
- a CDS encoding PucR family transcriptional regulator: MSRSRVPEPLSVAELLHFGPLAKAQVFAADDLDRQVAAVALVAELDQIHQCEPHSAVVLHGAAALGAWALESALRLAWERNAACLLAPAEITVTTPTAQLAERLRVPLFVVADPARSALELAAAISDTEAARARLTARCAVLFGERATARDIVGVINTEVPGVITALVTDDGHVLAGRSAADRSQGSHRVEVAVPGPDGRPWATLVAQLAAWSPSWVETVRTILRLARAPLAATVGRAWLTPVFQAAKEKLLLHTLLTAPDATVERQARDVGWRLDGEHIAVFLKPSERVPGPAEVATPGVVVAWRESFGDLPLIPREDGWLSWWTAVPGGPAEIATRVHDHLAAAALPIPLVAGIGVPGKDLPGLTRSISEAILAAAVASRPGGNPVEQFGDLGPRAVLACLPVDDIAAAARVALVDLINAPDAEVLLTALTALLDCAGSTGQAATRLGVHRNTVLGRLERIRARGIDLDSPDQRLALHLACYALLSADTPT, translated from the coding sequence ATGAGCCGCAGCCGCGTGCCAGAGCCGTTGAGCGTGGCCGAGTTGCTGCACTTCGGCCCGCTGGCCAAGGCCCAGGTCTTCGCCGCGGACGATCTGGACCGTCAGGTCGCCGCGGTCGCGCTGGTCGCCGAACTGGACCAGATCCACCAGTGCGAACCGCATTCCGCGGTGGTCCTGCACGGCGCCGCTGCACTGGGCGCGTGGGCGCTGGAATCCGCGCTGCGGCTGGCCTGGGAACGCAACGCGGCCTGCCTGCTCGCCCCCGCCGAGATCACCGTGACCACCCCGACCGCGCAACTCGCCGAACGCCTGCGGGTGCCGCTGTTCGTGGTCGCCGACCCGGCCAGGAGCGCACTGGAACTGGCCGCCGCGATCTCCGACACCGAGGCGGCCAGGGCCCGGCTGACCGCCCGCTGCGCGGTCCTCTTCGGCGAACGCGCCACCGCCCGCGACATCGTCGGCGTGATCAACACCGAGGTCCCCGGCGTGATCACCGCCCTGGTCACCGACGACGGCCACGTGCTGGCAGGCCGCTCCGCCGCGGACAGATCCCAGGGCAGCCACCGGGTCGAGGTCGCCGTGCCCGGCCCCGACGGCAGGCCATGGGCCACCCTGGTCGCCCAGCTCGCCGCCTGGTCCCCGTCCTGGGTGGAGACCGTCCGCACCATCCTCCGCCTGGCCAGGGCACCCCTGGCCGCCACCGTCGGCCGGGCCTGGCTGACCCCGGTTTTCCAAGCGGCCAAAGAAAAACTCCTGCTGCACACGCTGCTCACCGCCCCCGACGCCACTGTCGAACGCCAGGCCCGCGACGTCGGCTGGCGCCTGGACGGCGAGCACATCGCGGTCTTCCTCAAACCGTCGGAACGCGTGCCAGGCCCCGCCGAGGTCGCCACCCCCGGCGTCGTGGTCGCCTGGCGCGAGTCCTTCGGCGACCTGCCGCTGATCCCGCGCGAGGACGGCTGGCTGAGCTGGTGGACCGCGGTCCCCGGCGGCCCCGCCGAGATCGCCACCAGGGTGCACGACCACCTGGCCGCCGCCGCCCTGCCCATCCCGCTGGTCGCGGGCATCGGCGTGCCCGGCAAGGACCTGCCCGGCCTGACCCGCTCGATCAGCGAGGCCATCCTGGCCGCCGCCGTGGCCAGCCGCCCCGGCGGCAACCCGGTGGAACAGTTCGGCGACCTGGGCCCCCGCGCCGTCCTGGCCTGCCTGCCGGTGGACGACATCGCCGCCGCGGCCCGCGTCGCCCTGGTCGACCTGATCAACGCCCCGGACGCCGAGGTCCTGCTCACCGCCCTCACCGCCCTGCTGGACTGCGCCGGCTCCACCGGCCAGGCGGCCACCCGCCTTGGCGTGCACCGCAACACAGTGCTCGGCCGCCTGGAACGCATCCGTGCCCGCGGCATCGACCTGGACTCCCCCGACCAGCGCCTGGCCCTGCACCTGGCCTGCTACGCCCTGCTCAGCGCCGACACCCCGACATGA